The following proteins are co-located in the Apium graveolens cultivar Ventura chromosome 5, ASM990537v1, whole genome shotgun sequence genome:
- the LOC141723370 gene encoding uncharacterized protein LOC141723370: MDKAMLLLVQMASRGAVDVSKVGPSKPGNFVSIKLLDDQGNKVTEDQGRVLSEAEAEPVNPRKRLHRRVDGEENVEGDAGGVEATTGMVNKTVTLVGNHILMTNTVDPRSRREAIRVEIQPTERWTGGATVPLRALKIFNLSQDAVAYEGRRRDELVDRCKGRARRFLADFMHIMEEFKGDSDGEVHAKLEAEITALKGEKKKIGASCSELEKRSGDLASANSALSKKIGEMEVAEQSLTNKVFELETRLWEVEKERDEEKTKCEGLDRQIDGMNGSYRLIVEENESLKLKVQKGVKDITEALGDGYDRCVRRMTEAGINVEGHTFEDYLRDLVASQDVDREGEECPVN; encoded by the exons ATGGACAAAGCGATGTTGTTGCTTGTTCAGATGGCGTCCCGTGGTGCTGTGGATGTTTCCAAGGTCGGCCCATCGAAGCCTGGGAATTTTGTATCCATCAAGCTTCTCGATGACCAAGGCAATAAAGTGACAGAGGATCAGGGAAGGGTTTTATCGGAGGCCGAGGCCGAGCCCGTCAACCCTCGTAAACGTCTCCATCGCAGGGTCGATGGTGAGGAGAATGTTGAGGGTGATGCTGGTGGAGTTGAGGCGACAACTGGGATGGTGAATAAGACCGTTACTTTGGTTGGAAACCATATTTTGATGACGAACACCGTCGACCCTCGATCTAGGAGGGAGGCTATTAGGGTGGAGATTCAGCCCACCGAGCGTTGGACCGGCGGGGCCACCGTGCCGTTGAGAGCTCTTAAGATTTTCAATCTTTCTCAAGACGCAGTTGCTTACGAGGGCCGGCGTCGAGATGAGCTTGTGGACCGATGCAAAGGTCGAGCTCGTCGG TTCCTTGCGGATTTTATGCATATTATGGAAGAGTTTAAAGGTGATAGCGATGGTGAGGTTCATGCGAAGCTGGAGGCTGAGATAACTGCTCTTAAGGGGGAAAAGAAGAAGATTGGGGCCAGTTGTTCTGAGTTGGAAAAGAGATCAGGGGATTTGGCCAGTGCAAACTCTGCGTTATCTAAGAAGATTGGAGAAATGGAGGTTGCGGAGCAATCGTTGACTAATAAAGTTTTCGAGCTCGAGACGCGGCTCTGGGAGGTAGAAAAGGAACGCGATGAGGAAAAGACTAAGTGCGAGGGCTTGGATCGTCAGATTGATGGTATGAATGGGTCATACAGGTTGATAGTTGaggagaatgaaagcttgaagcTCAAGGTGCAGAAGGGGGTGAAGGACATTACTGAGGCTCTAGGGGACGGTTATGATCGATGCGTCCGCCGGATGACCGAGGCTGGGATCAACGTGGAAGGTCATACCTTTGAGGATTATCTGCGAGACTTGGTAGCTTCGCAGGATGTGGATCGTGAAGGCGAGGAATGCCCCGTAAATTGA